CAATGCAGAGGCCTTCGCGCGAGCGTTGTCGGAAGCGGGGTTGCTGATTGTCAGCGGCCTGGCTTTGGGCATCGACGCGGCGGCGCATCGCGGCGGACTCGAAGGCGTGGGCGGCACGCTCGCGTTCATCGGGACGGGCGCCGATCGTATCTACCCGGCGCGAAACGCGCCGCTGGCACGGCGCATCGCCGAAGGCGGCGCGATCGTGAGCGAGTTTCCGCTCGGCACTCCGTCCGTCGCGCATAACTTCCCCAAGCGCAACCGACTCATTGCCGGGCTCGCGCAAGGGGTTCTGGTGGTGGAGGCAGCGCCGGCGAGCGGATCCTTGATCACCGCGCGGCTGGCCGGCGAACTCGGGCGCGAGGTGTTCGCGATACCCGGCTCGATCCACTCACCGATGTCCAAAGGCTGCCATCAGCTGATCAAGCAAGGCGCCAAGCTGGTCGAATCCGCGCAAGATGTGCTCGATGAACTGCGCTGGGCGGTGCCGGGTGCCCGGTCAGCAGCGCCGCAAACGCTTGTGGCGGGTACGCCGCCTGCACCGGGTGAAGAGCGTGTCCTGGCTGCGATGGGCTTCGATCCGGCCGACGTGGATACATTGTGCACTCGCAGCAACTTGACGCCCGATGCCCTCTTCGCCATCCTGTTGGAGCTGGAGCTTGACGGCCGGGTCGCACGACTGCCCGGTGGACGCTTCCAGCGTCTCCAATAAATACTGGCTGCGCAATGATCGACATCCTCGTTTACGTCTTTGAAAGCTACGGTTACCCGGAAGCCTGCCCCGAGCCGGAACAGCTCGCCCGCAAGCTCACCGCGGCCGGCTTCGAGCCAGAGGACATCGATACCGCCCTCGAGTGGTTGTCGGGCCTGCAGCGTGTAGCGGGAACGGATTCGCCCAAAATCGAACGCGACAATCGCTCGTTCCGCATCTACGGTGCGCCCGAACTTGCGCGCCTCGACGCGGATTGCCGCGGCTTCATCGCCTTCCTCGAACACTCCGGCGTGCTTGACCCGCTGGGTCGCGAGCGCATCATCGAGCGCGCACTGGCCTTGCCCGGCGTCGACCTGACGCTTGCCAAGCTGAAGGTCATCGTCCTGATGGTGCTGTGGCAACAGCAGGACAACGTTGATGCCCTGATCATGGAAGAGCTGCTGTCGAACGCCGAGGTGCCGCCATGGAGCGACGAGGGCTCCGGCGCCGAACTGCTGCATTAGCAAAACATTGCCGGCGCGCGATGGCGCGCGGCGTCCCGCATTTCAGTCCACCCGTTGTCGTCCTCAAGGCGGCGCGGATGCTGCCGTAATCGATCCAACATGAGCAAGCTACTGATCATTGCCGAAAAGCCCTCCGTGGCGCAGGACATCGCCCGCGCGCTGGGCGGCTTTACCCGCGAAGGCGACTACTTCGAGTCGGAGCAGTACGTGCTCAGCTCGGCGATCGGCCACCTGCTCGAACTCGCGGTGCCCGAGGAATATGAGGTCAAGCGCGGCAAGTGGAGCTTTGCGCACCTGCCGATGATTCCGCCGCACTTCGCCCTGAACCCGATCGACAAGACCGCCGATCGGCTCAAGCTTTTGAGCAAGCTGATCAAGCGCAAGGACGTGACAGGCTTGGTGAACGCGTGTGACGCGGGGCGAGAAGGCGAGCTGATCTTCAATTACATCGCCCAGCATGCGAAGACCGACAAACCGACCCAGCGCCTGTGGCTGCAGTCGATGACGGCAGCAGCGATCCGCGATGGTTTTGCGCGCCTGCGCCCGGCCAAGGAGCTCGCCGGTCTGGCAGACGCCGCGATGAGCCGTGCCGAGAGCGACTGGCTGATCGGCATCAACGGCACCCGCGCGATGACCGCTTTCAACTCGAAGAGTGGCGGTTTTCACCTGACCACGGTCGGTCGCGTGCAGACGCCGACGCTGGCGCTGGTGGTCGAGCGCGAGGAGCGCATCCGCAAGTTCGTCTCGCGCGATTACTGGGAACTGGAAGGCCAGTTCGGCGCGGCGGCGGGGCCTTACGTCGGGCGTTGGTTCGATGAAAAGTTCAAGAAAGACGAGAACGACGAGCACGCGACCGCCAGCCGTCTGTGGGACAAGGCGCGTGCAGAGTCGATCCGCGCCAAGTGCGACGGCAAGCCGGGCAAGGTAGAGGAGCAGAGCAAGCCTTCCACCCAGCTCTCGCCGCTGCTGTTCGATTTGACGAGCCTGCAGCGTGAAGCCAACGGCCGCTTCGGATTTTCCGCCCGCACCACCTTGCAACTGGCGCAGGCGCTGTACGAAAAGCACAAGGCCCTGACCTATCCGCGGACCGATTCGCGCGCCTTGCCGGAAGACTATCTGCCGACCGTCGGCGGCGTACTTGCCGGGCTGCCAGACCGCTATGCCCCGTTTGCGAACCAGATCGTCAAGCAGGGCTGGGTCAAGCCGAACAAGCGCATCTTCAACAACGCCAAGATTTCCGATCACTTCGCCATCATCCCGACCGGGACGGTGCCCAAGAGCCTGTCGGATGCCGAGGCGAAGCTGTATGACCTCGTCGTCAAACGCTTCCTGTCGGTGTTCTATCCCGCCGCCGAGTATCTGGTGACCACCCGTATCACCCGCGTCGAGGGCGAGGCCTTCAAGACTGAGGGCAAGGTGCTGGTCAATCCGGGCTGGCTCGCGGTGTGGGGCAAGGAAGCGGCAAGTGCCGAGGACAAGGACGACGCCACCCCCGCACTTGCGCCGG
This region of Niveibacterium umoris genomic DNA includes:
- the dprA gene encoding DNA-processing protein DprA, whose product is MSDPTAERSAWLRLTLTPGVGPEKQRALLTAFGLPEAVFASGRRAVAGVVGDMLAAKLFDTDNRSAIDAGLAWVEEPGNAIVTLADAHYPQALLQSADPPLLLYVKGRTELLNRPALAMVGSRNATAQGLANAEAFARALSEAGLLIVSGLALGIDAAAHRGGLEGVGGTLAFIGTGADRIYPARNAPLARRIAEGGAIVSEFPLGTPSVAHNFPKRNRLIAGLAQGVLVVEAAPASGSLITARLAGELGREVFAIPGSIHSPMSKGCHQLIKQGAKLVESAQDVLDELRWAVPGARSAAPQTLVAGTPPAPGEERVLAAMGFDPADVDTLCTRSNLTPDALFAILLELELDGRVARLPGGRFQRLQ
- a CDS encoding DUF494 domain-containing protein, with amino-acid sequence MIDILVYVFESYGYPEACPEPEQLARKLTAAGFEPEDIDTALEWLSGLQRVAGTDSPKIERDNRSFRIYGAPELARLDADCRGFIAFLEHSGVLDPLGRERIIERALALPGVDLTLAKLKVIVLMVLWQQQDNVDALIMEELLSNAEVPPWSDEGSGAELLH
- a CDS encoding DNA topoisomerase III — encoded protein: MSKLLIIAEKPSVAQDIARALGGFTREGDYFESEQYVLSSAIGHLLELAVPEEYEVKRGKWSFAHLPMIPPHFALNPIDKTADRLKLLSKLIKRKDVTGLVNACDAGREGELIFNYIAQHAKTDKPTQRLWLQSMTAAAIRDGFARLRPAKELAGLADAAMSRAESDWLIGINGTRAMTAFNSKSGGFHLTTVGRVQTPTLALVVEREERIRKFVSRDYWELEGQFGAAAGPYVGRWFDEKFKKDENDEHATASRLWDKARAESIRAKCDGKPGKVEEQSKPSTQLSPLLFDLTSLQREANGRFGFSARTTLQLAQALYEKHKALTYPRTDSRALPEDYLPTVGGVLAGLPDRYAPFANQIVKQGWVKPNKRIFNNAKISDHFAIIPTGTVPKSLSDAEAKLYDLVVKRFLSVFYPAAEYLVTTRITRVEGEAFKTEGKVLVNPGWLAVWGKEAASAEDKDDATPALAPVKPGEVVRTDDVIVRANVTKPPARYNEATLLSAMEGAGKLVDDEELREAMGGRGLGTPATRAQIIENLIAEQYMLREGRELIPTAKAFSLITLLKGLSVEELTSPELTGEWEYKLGRIERGELSRADFMREIAEMTKHIVERAKTYDSDTIPGDFGILKSPCPKCGGLIRETYKKFQCSDCDYSLWKIVAGRQFEPGEIETLLTDGTVGPLVGFRNKMGRPFNAIIKLNDEKQPEFDFGQPKDDENAEPVDFSGQEALGPCPKCRSNVYDHGLSYVCEKSVGPGKSCDFRSGKVILQQEIEASQMQKLLGEGRTDLLKNFVSSRTRRKFSAFLVRGEDGKVGFEFEKKAPKAPAKKKADADEAAPAEKPAPRSRRKSA